A genomic window from Gossypium hirsutum isolate 1008001.06 chromosome D12, Gossypium_hirsutum_v2.1, whole genome shotgun sequence includes:
- the LOC121224664 gene encoding non-specific lipid-transfer protein 2, whose translation MMRVSFVALCVVALAVVIFSSETRTAEAKTCNPMKLLPCMSALTSSSPPSTSCCSRLKEQQPCLCGYIKNPALKQYVDNPNAKRVASTCGVPYRKC comes from the coding sequence atgatgagAGTTTCCTTTGTTGCCTTGTGTGTGGTGGCACTGGCGGTGGTGATATTTTCAAGTGAAACTCGCACGGCGGAGGCAAAGACATGTAATCCCATGAAGCTTCTCCCCTGCATGTCGGCGCTTACGTCGTCCTCGCCTCCATCAACCAGTTGTTGCAGCAGGCTGAAGGAACAGCAGCCATGCCTCTGTGGATACATTAAGAACCCAGCTCTTAAACAGTATGTCGACAATCCTAACGCTAAAAGGGTTGCTTCGACTTGTGGAGTCCCATATCGTAAGTGTTAA
- the LOC121224665 gene encoding probable non-specific lipid-transfer protein AKCS9 translates to MMRVSFVALCVVALGVVIFSSETGTAEAKTCNPMKLLPCMSALTSSSPPSTSCCSRLKEQQPCLCGYIKNPALKQYVDNPNAKRVASTCGVPYRHHEETHPYPPTLITVFFLGLKKYHHHLFPLKIKKWINGLRVMV, encoded by the exons atgatgagAGTTTCCTTTGTTGCCTTGTGTGTGGTGGCACTGGGGGTGGTGATATTTTCCAGTGAAACTGGCACGGCGGAGGCAAAGACATGTAATCCCATGAAGCTTCTCCCCTGCATGTCGGCGCTCACGTCATCCTCGCCTCCATCAACCAGTTGTTGCAGCAGGCTGAAGGAACAGCAGCCATGCCTCTGTGGATACATTAAGAACCCAGCTCTTAAACAGTATGTCGACAATCCTAACGCTAAAAGGGTTGCTTCGACTTGTGGAGTCCCATATC GTCATCATGAAGAAACTCATCCATATCCCCCTACTCTCATCACTGTCTTCTTCCTCGGGCTCAAGAAGTATCATCACCATCTATTTCCACTAAAGATTAAGAAATGGATTAATGGCCTTAGGGTCATGGTTTAA